Proteins from one Pseudodesulfovibrio hydrargyri genomic window:
- a CDS encoding DivIVA domain-containing protein: protein MTVSKIDLLNKQFSRGLLGYSRMEVDQFMLELAEVLGDAADAQKGMRKKIKRLESALKEYRRRDETLRDTLMSTQKMVDDLKVAAGREAQLILDEARAKADDTVRKGHNRLAQIHEEIESLKRTRTQFEVQLKGMLNAHLEMLERSDPEREKVEEIESKLKYLKKVE, encoded by the coding sequence GTGACCGTTTCCAAGATCGATTTGCTCAACAAGCAGTTTTCGCGCGGCCTGCTCGGCTACTCGCGCATGGAGGTCGACCAGTTCATGCTCGAACTGGCCGAAGTCCTGGGCGACGCCGCCGATGCACAGAAGGGCATGCGTAAGAAGATCAAAAGGTTGGAGAGCGCCCTCAAGGAGTACCGCCGGCGCGACGAGACCCTGCGGGACACCCTCATGTCCACCCAGAAGATGGTCGACGACCTCAAGGTCGCGGCCGGGCGCGAGGCGCAGCTCATCCTGGACGAGGCGCGGGCCAAGGCGGACGACACCGTGCGCAAGGGCCACAACCGGCTCGCCCAGATCCATGAGGAGATCGAATCCCTGAAGCGGACCCGCACCCAGTTCGAGGTCCAGCTCAAGGGCATGCTCAACGCGCATCTGGAGATGCTCGAGCGCAGCGACCCCGAGCGGGAGAAGGTCGAGGAGATCGAGTCCAAGCTCAAGTACCTCAAGAAGGTCGAGTAG
- a CDS encoding DUF465 domain-containing protein, with protein sequence MEANDLDLIEKYGAEDTQLKALWDQHINYEKMLDKLESKSYLSPTEMQEMKELKKKKLAGKTTLSSLLEKYRQLEA encoded by the coding sequence ATGGAAGCCAATGACCTTGATCTCATCGAGAAGTATGGGGCCGAAGACACGCAACTCAAGGCTCTGTGGGACCAGCATATCAATTATGAGAAAATGCTGGATAAGCTCGAGTCCAAGTCCTACCTTTCTCCCACGGAGATGCAGGAGATGAAGGAACTCAAGAAGAAGAAACTGGCGGGGAAGACGACCCTGTCGTCGCTGCTCGAAAAATACCGCCAATTGGAGGCATAG
- a CDS encoding YggT family protein, with protein sequence MDLIVQAIATVIDIVLSAYFWVVIISALLSWVNPDPYNPIVRFLRGVTEPVFYKIRSWIPFAVVGGFDLSPIVVLLAIKVCQIVVVGNLVRLAYSLNSGSPM encoded by the coding sequence ATGGACTTGATTGTCCAAGCAATCGCTACCGTTATTGATATCGTTCTCTCCGCCTACTTTTGGGTCGTCATCATATCCGCTCTGCTCTCTTGGGTGAACCCGGACCCGTACAACCCCATCGTGCGTTTTCTGCGCGGCGTCACGGAGCCTGTTTTCTACAAGATTCGCAGCTGGATTCCGTTCGCCGTGGTCGGCGGTTTCGACCTTTCGCCCATCGTGGTCCTGCTGGCCATCAAGGTCTGCCAGATCGTGGTGGTGGGGAATCTCGTGCGGCTGGCCTATTCGTTGAATTCAGGCAGTCCCATGTAG
- the ilvN gene encoding acetolactate synthase small subunit translates to MSKHTLSVMVENEPGVLSRVAGLFSGRGFNIYSLNVAPTLEKGVSLMTIVAEGDDAIVEQIVKQLRKLVPTIKVKDLTELKSVEREMVLLKVNAEDSKRAEILRIVDIFRCKVVDVSVDELTIEVTGDQGKIGALVNLLTRFGIKEVARTGNVAMRRSMQIDL, encoded by the coding sequence ATGAGCAAGCACACTCTTTCCGTGATGGTTGAAAACGAACCGGGCGTCCTGTCCCGTGTGGCCGGACTTTTTTCCGGCCGCGGCTTCAACATCTACTCGCTGAACGTGGCCCCGACCCTGGAGAAGGGCGTCTCCCTCATGACCATCGTGGCCGAGGGCGACGACGCCATCGTCGAGCAGATCGTCAAGCAGCTGCGCAAGCTGGTACCCACCATAAAGGTCAAGGATCTCACCGAACTGAAGTCCGTTGAACGCGAAATGGTCCTGCTCAAGGTCAATGCCGAGGATTCAAAACGCGCGGAGATCCTGCGTATTGTTGACATCTTCAGGTGCAAGGTTGTAGACGTGAGCGTCGACGAGCTGACCATTGAGGTAACGGGCGACCAGGGCAAGATCGGCGCACTCGTCAATCTGCTCACCCGCTTCGGCATCAAGGAAGTCGCGCGCACCGGCAACGTGGCCATGCGCCGCTCCATGCAGATCGACCTATAA
- the ilvC gene encoding ketol-acid reductoisomerase, which produces MKVYYEKDADLSLLKDKTVAVVGYGSQGHAHAQNLRDSGVNVIVAQRPGGPNYDLAKEHGFEPMSVADAAKQADMIMILLPDQYQAAVFKNEILPYLEDGNIIAFGHGFNVHFQQITPPAGVDCVMIAPKGPGHLVRRTFTEGGGVPCLVAVAADASGKATDIALAYAKGIGGARSGVIKTSFREETETDLFGEQAVLCGGLTALCKAGFDTLVEAGYQPEMAYFECLHELKLIIDLMYEGGMSMMRYSISETAEYGDYVVGPRIITDETREEMRRVLKEIQDGTFARNFILDNQAGQVGLKTMRRIGAETQIEEVGARLRKMMSWLQK; this is translated from the coding sequence ATGAAAGTGTATTACGAGAAAGATGCGGACCTGAGCCTTTTGAAGGACAAGACCGTGGCCGTGGTCGGCTACGGCAGCCAGGGCCATGCCCATGCGCAGAACCTGCGCGACTCGGGCGTCAACGTCATCGTGGCCCAGCGCCCCGGTGGCCCCAACTACGACCTGGCCAAGGAGCACGGCTTCGAGCCCATGTCCGTCGCCGATGCCGCCAAGCAGGCCGACATGATCATGATCCTGCTGCCCGATCAGTATCAGGCCGCGGTCTTCAAGAATGAAATTCTCCCGTACCTCGAGGACGGCAACATCATCGCCTTCGGTCACGGCTTCAACGTCCACTTCCAGCAGATCACCCCGCCTGCGGGCGTGGACTGCGTCATGATCGCCCCCAAGGGCCCCGGCCATCTGGTGCGCCGCACCTTCACCGAGGGCGGCGGCGTTCCCTGCCTGGTGGCCGTGGCCGCCGACGCCTCCGGCAAGGCCACCGATATCGCCCTGGCCTATGCCAAGGGTATCGGCGGCGCGCGCTCCGGCGTGATCAAGACTTCCTTTCGGGAAGAGACCGAGACCGACCTGTTCGGTGAGCAGGCCGTGCTCTGCGGCGGCCTGACCGCCCTGTGCAAGGCCGGTTTCGACACCCTGGTCGAGGCCGGATACCAGCCCGAGATGGCCTACTTCGAGTGCCTGCACGAGCTCAAGCTGATCATTGACCTCATGTACGAGGGCGGCATGTCCATGATGCGCTACTCCATCTCCGAGACCGCCGAGTACGGCGACTACGTCGTCGGTCCCCGCATCATCACCGACGAGACCCGCGAGGAAATGCGCCGCGTGCTCAAGGAGATCCAGGACGGCACCTTTGCCCGCAACTTCATCCTGGACAACCAGGCCGGCCAGGTCGGCCTCAAGACCATGCGCCGCATCGGCGCCGAGACCCAGATCGAGGAAGTCGGCGCCCGCCTGCGCAAGATGATGAGCTGGCTCCAGAAGTAA
- a CDS encoding double-cubane-cluster-containing anaerobic reductase, with protein sequence MSESTHHEMWEKLNMDLEAHDGLLEVLGKFYGDIYLSQENRLKGAEYLDFVLSEVHGLRIKELQDAKAQGRKVVGTFCVFVPEEITLAADAIHVGLCAGAEAGSELAEQLVPRNTCALIKSFIGFKMAKLCPYIESSDMIVGETTCDGKKKAYEAFNEIAPTYVMEVPQTKSEAARDLWKSEVLRYMKAVEELTGVTITAEKLKEGIKVINGKRRALQRLTRLRAASPAPISGRDALLVNQISFYDDPVRFTAKINELCDELEARIETGDGVAPADTPRLMLSGCPMAVPNWKLPYVVESSGAVIVGEESCIGTRNSRDLVDESGETLEAMIDAIADRYMKIDCACFTPNQERLDNITSLAKDLKADGVIHYSLLFCQPYSHESMKVDKALQVEGIPMLSIETDYSMEDVEQLKTRIEAFVETLA encoded by the coding sequence ATGTCCGAAAGCACGCATCACGAAATGTGGGAAAAACTGAATATGGACCTCGAGGCGCACGACGGCCTGCTCGAGGTGCTCGGCAAATTTTACGGGGACATCTACCTGTCCCAGGAGAACCGGCTCAAGGGAGCTGAATACCTCGACTTCGTCCTATCCGAGGTGCACGGCCTGCGGATCAAGGAGCTGCAGGACGCCAAAGCGCAAGGCCGCAAGGTCGTGGGCACCTTCTGCGTGTTCGTGCCCGAGGAGATCACCCTGGCCGCCGACGCCATTCACGTCGGGCTGTGCGCCGGGGCCGAGGCGGGCAGCGAGTTGGCCGAACAGCTCGTGCCGCGCAACACCTGCGCCCTGATCAAGTCCTTCATCGGCTTCAAGATGGCCAAGCTCTGCCCGTACATCGAGTCCTCGGACATGATCGTGGGCGAGACCACCTGCGACGGCAAGAAGAAGGCCTACGAGGCGTTCAACGAGATCGCCCCCACCTACGTCATGGAAGTCCCCCAGACCAAGTCCGAGGCCGCCCGCGACCTGTGGAAGTCCGAAGTCCTGCGCTACATGAAGGCCGTTGAGGAGCTGACCGGCGTGACCATCACTGCCGAAAAGCTCAAGGAAGGAATCAAGGTCATCAACGGCAAACGCCGGGCCCTGCAAAGGCTGACCCGCCTGCGGGCCGCCTCCCCGGCCCCCATTTCCGGCCGTGACGCCCTGTTGGTCAACCAGATCAGCTTCTACGACGATCCGGTCCGGTTCACGGCCAAGATCAACGAGCTGTGCGACGAACTGGAAGCGCGCATCGAGACCGGCGACGGCGTGGCCCCGGCCGACACCCCCCGGCTGATGCTCTCGGGCTGTCCCATGGCCGTGCCCAACTGGAAGCTGCCCTACGTGGTGGAGAGCTCCGGCGCGGTCATCGTGGGCGAGGAATCGTGTATCGGCACCCGCAACTCGCGGGACCTGGTGGATGAATCGGGCGAGACCCTGGAAGCGATGATCGACGCCATAGCCGACCGCTACATGAAGATCGACTGCGCCTGCTTCACCCCCAACCAGGAGCGGCTGGACAACATCACCAGCCTGGCCAAGGACCTCAAGGCCGACGGCGTGATCCACTACAGCCTGCTCTTCTGCCAGCCGTACTCCCACGAATCCATGAAGGTGGACAAGGCGTTGCAGGTGGAAGGCATCCCCATGCTGTCCATCGAGACCGACTACTCCATGGAGGACGTGGAGCAGCTCAAGACGCGCATCGAGGCGTTCGTGGAGACCCTTGCGTGA
- a CDS encoding acyl-CoA dehydratase activase, which translates to MIAGLDIGSRSIELVTLIDGVVAEARKLPTTFDPVSQCFKLLDGLRPASLVGTGYGRNLIQRLGLDCECSTITEIKAHALGAAHLFPEARTVLDIGGQDTKAMSLAGGRVLKFEMNDRCAAGTGKFLEYTAGVFQIPVEEFGPYAMKGENPPEISSICTVFAETEATSLMARGERPEAIALGLHKAIVKRTANMLRRVGLNFPLVFTGGVANNPCVLDLLAKSVGGEIGRDILVPDNPDHMGALGAALHRHHGNAADAR; encoded by the coding sequence GTGATCGCGGGCCTGGACATCGGGTCCCGCTCCATTGAGCTGGTCACCCTGATCGACGGCGTGGTGGCCGAGGCGAGAAAGCTCCCCACCACCTTCGATCCCGTTTCCCAGTGTTTCAAACTGCTGGATGGATTGCGCCCCGCCTCCTTGGTCGGGACCGGCTACGGGCGCAATCTCATCCAGCGGCTTGGCCTGGACTGCGAGTGCTCGACCATCACCGAGATCAAGGCCCACGCGTTGGGCGCGGCGCACCTCTTTCCCGAGGCGCGCACGGTCCTGGACATCGGCGGGCAGGACACCAAGGCCATGTCCCTGGCGGGCGGAAGAGTCCTAAAATTCGAGATGAACGACCGCTGCGCGGCCGGGACGGGCAAGTTCCTGGAATATACGGCCGGAGTCTTCCAGATTCCGGTGGAGGAATTCGGGCCCTACGCCATGAAGGGCGAGAACCCGCCAGAGATCAGCTCCATCTGCACGGTCTTCGCCGAGACAGAGGCCACCTCGCTCATGGCACGCGGCGAAAGGCCCGAGGCCATCGCGCTGGGGTTGCACAAGGCCATCGTCAAGCGCACGGCCAACATGCTCCGACGGGTGGGGCTGAACTTCCCCCTGGTCTTCACCGGCGGCGTGGCCAACAACCCGTGCGTGCTCGACCTGCTGGCCAAGAGCGTGGGCGGCGAAATCGGCCGGGACATCCTGGTCCCGGACAATCCCGACCACATGGGCGCGTTGGGCGCGGCCCTGCACCGCCATCACGGCAACGCTGCCGACGCCCGCTAG
- a CDS encoding DUF2179 domain-containing protein — MAIFLLEVMALTIGTVRTIVTMLGESRAAFLLGCLEMTLWVFGTSAVMTKVGDAPVLGLFYAVGFATGNVVGILAEKKLALGNVVVRIISAWKGGEIADAVRRAGFMITTVAGEGSEGAVTVQFVVCKRKDMKLVLGEARRVDPDLFYTFETAGGASEVPSPSESRMDKVLRPIRRLVPQI; from the coding sequence TTGGCCATATTTCTCCTGGAAGTGATGGCCCTGACCATCGGCACCGTGCGGACCATCGTGACCATGCTCGGAGAGTCGCGCGCGGCCTTTCTTCTCGGCTGCCTGGAAATGACCCTGTGGGTCTTCGGCACCTCGGCGGTCATGACCAAGGTGGGCGACGCGCCCGTGCTCGGCCTGTTCTACGCCGTGGGCTTCGCCACGGGCAACGTGGTCGGCATCCTGGCCGAGAAGAAGCTGGCCCTGGGCAACGTGGTGGTGCGCATTATCAGCGCCTGGAAGGGCGGCGAGATCGCCGACGCCGTGCGCCGCGCCGGATTCATGATCACCACCGTGGCCGGAGAGGGCTCCGAGGGCGCGGTCACGGTCCAGTTCGTGGTCTGCAAACGCAAGGACATGAAGCTCGTCCTGGGTGAGGCCCGCCGGGTCGATCCCGACCTGTTCTACACCTTCGAGACCGCTGGCGGGGCCAGCGAAGTGCCCAGCCCGTCCGAAAGCCGCATGGACAAGGTCCTGCGGCCCATCAGGCGGCTCGTTCCGCAGATCTGA
- the ilvB gene encoding biosynthetic-type acetolactate synthase large subunit has translation MKLTGAQILLKCLEKEGVDVMFGFPGGAVIDIYDEIPKSSVEHILVRHEQGAIHAADGYARATGRVGVCLVTSGPGATNTVTGIATAYADSIPVVIFTGQVPRALIGNDAFQEVDIVGITRPCTKHNYLVQDINDLARTVKQAFYLARSGRPGPVLVDLPKDIQQQVAEFSYPEEVSMRSYKPTKNPHIGQIRKVVKLLKKAKRPLIYSGGGVITSGSHEELTWLGRKLHIPVTSTLMGLGAFPGDDELFLGMLGMHGTFAANMAVNNCDLLLAVGARFDDRVTGKVDTFAPNATIVHIDVDPTSIQKNVSVQVPLVADCKPALAALKTETEGTLDEYDWAADHKEWVEKVKGWAKEHPLTYKDDTEGIKPQYVVEKIYEITKGDAIIATEVGQNQMWAAQFYKYQRPNTLLTSGGLGTMGYGFPAAMGAQRAFPDKLVIDIAGDGSIQMCIQEMMTVVCNKLPVKIVILNNGYLGMVRQWQELFYEKNYCATCMDAQPDFVKLAEAYGAAGFRVTEKKDVEKTLREAFKVDKPVIVDIRVEKEENVYPMVPAGASLTEMLLV, from the coding sequence ATGAAGTTGACCGGGGCCCAGATTCTGCTCAAGTGTCTGGAAAAGGAAGGTGTTGATGTCATGTTCGGTTTCCCCGGGGGAGCCGTGATCGACATTTATGACGAGATACCCAAGTCGTCCGTGGAGCACATCCTGGTGCGTCACGAACAGGGCGCCATTCACGCCGCCGACGGCTATGCCCGGGCCACCGGCCGGGTAGGGGTATGTCTAGTCACCTCCGGCCCCGGCGCCACCAATACCGTGACCGGAATCGCCACGGCCTACGCCGATTCCATTCCGGTCGTCATTTTCACCGGTCAGGTGCCCCGGGCCCTGATCGGCAATGACGCCTTCCAGGAAGTGGACATCGTCGGGATCACCCGGCCCTGCACCAAGCACAACTACCTGGTCCAGGACATCAATGACCTGGCCAGGACCGTCAAGCAGGCCTTCTACCTGGCCCGCAGCGGGCGTCCCGGCCCGGTCCTGGTGGACCTGCCCAAGGACATCCAACAGCAGGTGGCCGAGTTCAGCTATCCCGAAGAAGTGTCCATGCGCAGCTACAAGCCGACCAAGAACCCGCACATCGGCCAGATCCGCAAGGTGGTCAAGCTCCTCAAGAAGGCCAAGCGGCCGCTGATCTACTCCGGCGGCGGGGTGATCACCTCCGGCTCCCACGAGGAACTGACCTGGCTCGGGCGGAAGCTGCACATCCCGGTGACCTCCACCCTCATGGGGCTGGGCGCGTTTCCGGGCGACGACGAGCTGTTCCTGGGCATGCTCGGCATGCACGGCACCTTTGCCGCCAACATGGCGGTGAACAACTGCGACCTGCTCCTGGCCGTGGGCGCGCGGTTCGACGACCGCGTGACCGGCAAGGTGGACACCTTCGCGCCCAACGCGACCATCGTGCACATCGACGTGGACCCGACCTCCATCCAGAAGAACGTCTCGGTCCAGGTGCCTCTGGTGGCGGACTGCAAGCCCGCCCTGGCCGCGCTCAAGACCGAGACCGAGGGCACGCTGGACGAATACGACTGGGCCGCCGACCACAAGGAGTGGGTGGAAAAGGTCAAGGGCTGGGCCAAGGAGCACCCCCTGACCTACAAGGACGACACCGAGGGCATCAAACCGCAGTACGTGGTCGAGAAGATCTACGAGATCACCAAGGGCGACGCCATCATCGCCACCGAGGTGGGCCAGAACCAGATGTGGGCCGCCCAGTTCTACAAGTACCAACGGCCGAACACGCTGCTGACCTCCGGGGGGTTGGGCACCATGGGCTACGGCTTCCCGGCCGCCATGGGCGCGCAGCGCGCCTTCCCGGACAAGCTGGTCATCGACATCGCGGGCGACGGCTCCATCCAGATGTGCATCCAGGAGATGATGACCGTGGTCTGCAACAAGCTCCCGGTCAAGATCGTCATCCTGAACAACGGCTATCTCGGCATGGTCCGGCAGTGGCAGGAGCTCTTCTACGAGAAGAACTACTGCGCCACCTGCATGGACGCCCAGCCCGACTTCGTCAAGCTGGCCGAGGCCTACGGGGCCGCCGGTTTCCGGGTGACCGAGAAGAAGGACGTGGAGAAGACCCTGCGCGAAGCCTTCAAGGTGGACAAGCCGGTCATCGTGGACATTCGCGTGGAAAAGGAAGAAAACGTCTATCCCATGGTCCCGGCCGGAGCGTCGCTGACCGAGATGCTGTTGGTTTAG
- the pgsA gene encoding CDP-diacylglycerol--glycerol-3-phosphate 3-phosphatidyltransferase, producing MPRDAIWTVPNILTIVRILLTPLFVVAYVGENFNLAWMLFLVAGLTDAFDGFLARVWDQRTQLGAVLDPLADKALLVTSFICLAAKGWIPFWFAVLVVSRDLIIVGGLAVLNFLGVDVKNRIRPIWISKFNTAVQIVLVVAVMIHRTFALDYGYLLGTLVAITAVSTSLSGIAYVRRGFELFSEQAEG from the coding sequence GTGCCGCGCGACGCCATCTGGACCGTTCCCAACATCCTGACCATCGTCCGCATCCTGCTGACGCCGCTCTTTGTCGTGGCCTACGTGGGCGAGAACTTCAATCTCGCCTGGATGCTCTTTCTCGTGGCCGGGCTGACCGACGCCTTTGACGGCTTTCTGGCCCGGGTCTGGGACCAGCGCACCCAGCTTGGGGCCGTGCTCGACCCCCTGGCCGACAAGGCCCTGCTGGTCACGTCCTTCATCTGTCTGGCCGCCAAGGGCTGGATTCCCTTCTGGTTCGCCGTGCTCGTGGTCAGCCGCGACCTGATCATTGTCGGCGGTCTGGCCGTACTCAACTTCCTCGGCGTGGACGTCAAGAACCGCATCCGGCCCATCTGGATCAGCAAATTCAATACAGCCGTACAGATCGTCCTCGTGGTCGCGGTCATGATCCACCGCACCTTTGCCCTGGACTACGGCTATCTGCTCGGCACCCTGGTCGCCATAACCGCCGTGTCCACCAGCCTGTCCGGCATTGCCTACGTCCGCCGGGGCTTCGAACTCTTCTCCGAACAGGCCGAAGGGTAG
- a CDS encoding DUF167 domain-containing protein yields the protein MFVSKRESGWSLDVWAQPGARKDEIAGEYQGCLKVRLRAPAVDNKANKGLVAYIARLLRLKKSQVEITSGHSSRKKNLALNTAGEPDWGSLLSGLSPR from the coding sequence GTGTTCGTCTCAAAGCGGGAGTCGGGGTGGTCCCTCGACGTCTGGGCCCAGCCGGGCGCCAGGAAGGACGAAATCGCCGGCGAGTACCAGGGGTGCCTGAAGGTCCGCCTCAGGGCACCGGCGGTGGACAACAAGGCCAACAAGGGCCTGGTCGCGTACATCGCCCGTTTGTTGCGGTTGAAAAAAAGCCAGGTGGAGATCACCTCCGGCCATTCCAGCCGGAAGAAGAACCTGGCACTTAATACAGCGGGAGAGCCGGACTGGGGAAGTCTTCTTTCAGGCTTGTCACCGCGTTAA
- a CDS encoding SixA phosphatase family protein, translated as MLIHLMQHGACLPKEVNPNQPLSPVGREQVEKTARAAAILGLRFQLVAASSKVRSIQTAEIMAETTGYPVERVVVTDAVKAMAPTADTLKFINEYEGLDSILIAGHLPSLSLLASAILSPGKSVDVRVENGGLMQFSLPPGKSAGTLNWAMTPAQLTVLAGS; from the coding sequence ATGCTTATCCACCTGATGCAGCACGGCGCCTGCCTGCCCAAGGAAGTCAACCCGAACCAGCCCCTGAGCCCCGTGGGCCGCGAACAGGTGGAAAAGACAGCCCGGGCCGCCGCCATCCTCGGCCTGCGTTTCCAGCTGGTGGCGGCCAGCTCCAAGGTCCGCTCCATCCAGACCGCCGAGATCATGGCCGAGACGACCGGCTACCCCGTGGAGCGCGTCGTGGTCACGGACGCGGTCAAGGCCATGGCCCCGACCGCCGACACGCTGAAATTCATCAACGAATATGAGGGACTGGACTCCATACTCATCGCCGGACACCTGCCCTCCCTGAGCCTCCTGGCCTCGGCCATCCTGTCGCCGGGGAAAAGCGTGGACGTCCGCGTGGAAAACGGCGGGCTCATGCAGTTCAGCCTGCCCCCCGGCAAGTCCGCCGGGACCCTGAACTGGGCCATGACCCCGGCGCAACTGACCGTCCTGGCCGGAAGCTGA
- a CDS encoding twin-arginine translocase TatA/TatE family subunit, with translation MFGGFGVWELLIILLIVLVIFGAKKLPEIGGGIGKAISNFKKATSEPDEIDVTPKSSNSDDEKKDS, from the coding sequence ATGTTTGGCGGATTCGGCGTTTGGGAACTCTTGATCATTCTCTTGATAGTATTGGTCATTTTCGGCGCGAAGAAGCTGCCGGAAATCGGCGGCGGCATCGGCAAGGCCATCAGCAATTTCAAGAAGGCCACCAGCGAGCCTGACGAAATCGACGTGACCCCCAAATCCTCCAACTCCGACGACGAGAAAAAGGACAGCTAA
- the miaA gene encoding tRNA (adenosine(37)-N6)-dimethylallyltransferase MiaA, with the protein MTSARPPIVCLLGPTGTGKTSAAIAIAGRLPASVINFDSRQVYRDFPVVTAQPDAEERAACPHHLYGFLPTEEKMTAARFVELAVDKIEEVRGQGRLPILVGGTGLYLRSLLSGIAPIPEIPGEIRRQVLDRVAEEGPQALHAELSRTDPDYAAKIHPNDTQRNARAAEVYLATGRTMTWWHTESEHAPAPYGALKVGMRIALSDLEPHLAARIDVMLERGALDEAQAAYGRCPDPDAPGWTGIGCAELLGFLRGELTMAEAREKWVRNTRAYAKRQITWFNKEADIHWFAPGENGPIADLTERWLSERG; encoded by the coding sequence ATGACGAGCGCCCGGCCTCCCATCGTCTGCCTTCTCGGCCCGACCGGCACGGGCAAGACCTCGGCGGCCATCGCCATCGCGGGCCGTCTGCCCGCCAGCGTGATCAATTTCGACTCCCGCCAGGTCTACCGCGACTTTCCGGTCGTCACGGCCCAGCCCGACGCGGAAGAGCGCGCCGCCTGTCCGCACCATCTCTACGGCTTCCTGCCCACGGAAGAGAAGATGACCGCGGCCCGGTTCGTGGAACTGGCCGTGGACAAGATCGAGGAGGTGCGCGGCCAGGGGCGGCTGCCCATCCTGGTGGGCGGCACCGGCCTCTACCTGCGCTCGTTGCTGTCCGGCATAGCGCCCATCCCCGAGATCCCCGGGGAAATCCGTCGCCAGGTCCTTGACCGCGTGGCCGAGGAAGGGCCCCAGGCCCTGCACGCCGAGCTGTCGCGAACCGACCCGGACTACGCGGCGAAGATCCACCCCAACGACACCCAGCGTAACGCCCGGGCCGCCGAGGTCTATTTGGCCACGGGCCGGACCATGACCTGGTGGCACACCGAGAGCGAGCACGCCCCGGCGCCGTACGGCGCCCTCAAGGTGGGCATGCGCATCGCCCTGAGCGACCTGGAGCCTCATCTGGCCGCGCGCATCGACGTCATGTTGGAGCGCGGAGCCCTGGACGAGGCGCAGGCCGCCTACGGGCGCTGTCCGGACCCGGACGCGCCCGGCTGGACCGGCATCGGCTGCGCCGAACTGCTCGGCTTCCTGCGCGGGGAACTGACCATGGCCGAGGCCCGCGAGAAATGGGTCAGGAATACCAGGGCGTACGCCAAGCGGCAGATCACCTGGTTCAACAAGGAAGCCGACATCCACTGGTTCGCGCCCGGCGAGAACGGGCCCATAGCGGACCTGACGGAGCGGTGGCTTTCGGAGCGGGGCTGA
- a CDS encoding HAD family hydrolase, with amino-acid sequence MAIANPLMNPRLVEGLKTIVFDNDGVLIDSYEANMVYYGTIREKLGMPPMNDAERYFVHSRTHDEAVRHIVPEDRLEEAFAIGSTMNQADLAPYFKRSDGIREFLWWLRAAGFNLAVNTSRGESMGLILKLTDLEGFFHPIVTSCVVSKPKPHPEGLHRIMRTHGVRPDEVAYIGDSIVDQRAARAAGVRFWAYRDPALESDLFIEDFWDIRAAMQRCYKGCAPAF; translated from the coding sequence ATGGCGATCGCCAACCCGTTGATGAACCCCCGTCTTGTCGAGGGCCTCAAGACCATCGTTTTCGACAACGACGGGGTGCTGATCGATTCCTACGAGGCCAACATGGTCTATTACGGCACCATCCGCGAGAAACTGGGCATGCCGCCCATGAACGACGCGGAGCGCTATTTCGTGCACTCGCGCACCCACGACGAGGCCGTGCGCCATATCGTGCCCGAGGACAGGCTCGAGGAGGCCTTCGCCATCGGCTCGACCATGAACCAGGCGGACCTGGCCCCGTACTTCAAGCGTTCGGACGGCATCCGCGAGTTTTTGTGGTGGCTGCGCGCGGCCGGGTTCAACCTGGCCGTGAACACCAGCCGGGGCGAGTCCATGGGGTTGATCCTCAAGCTTACGGACCTGGAGGGCTTCTTCCACCCCATCGTCACTTCCTGCGTGGTCAGCAAGCCCAAGCCCCATCCCGAGGGGCTGCACCGGATCATGCGCACCCACGGCGTGCGCCCGGACGAAGTGGCCTACATCGGCGATTCCATCGTGGACCAGCGCGCGGCGCGGGCCGCCGGAGTGCGCTTCTGGGCCTACCGGGACCCCGCGCTGGAGTCCGATCTGTTCATCGAGGATTTTTGGGACATCCGGGCGGCCATGCAGCGCTGCTACAAAGGGTGTGCCCCCGCGTTTTAG